The following coding sequences lie in one Planctomycetota bacterium genomic window:
- the ribH gene encoding 6,7-dimethyl-8-ribityllumazine synthase has product MSDHRPSPDVEPLPDARVIVLTTLWNRRIVDRLLDGVRGRLGELQIDFEVHDVPGAYELPTAATWATQKADAVIGLGCVIRGATPHFEYVAGNCSRGLMEVSLATQVPVIFGVLTVETEDQALDRSGGEHGHVGIEAADAAASMIRLRRKLTS; this is encoded by the coding sequence GTGAGCGACCACCGCCCATCGCCCGACGTCGAGCCGTTGCCGGACGCACGCGTCATCGTGCTGACCACGCTCTGGAACCGCAGGATCGTCGATCGCCTGCTCGACGGCGTCCGCGGGCGATTGGGCGAACTGCAGATTGACTTCGAAGTGCACGACGTGCCGGGGGCGTACGAGCTGCCGACTGCGGCAACGTGGGCGACGCAGAAGGCGGACGCGGTCATCGGCCTGGGCTGCGTCATCCGTGGGGCGACGCCGCACTTCGAGTACGTCGCGGGGAACTGCTCACGCGGGCTGATGGAGGTCTCGCTCGCGACGCAAGTTCCCGTCATCTTCGGCGTCCTCACCGTCGAGACCGAAGACCAGGCCCTTGACCGCTCCGGCGGCGAGCACGGCCACGTCGGCATCGAAGCCGCCGACGCCGCGGCCTCGATGATTCGACTGCGGCGCAAGCTGACGTCGTGA
- a CDS encoding pitrilysin family protein — MAKETDPSEPFHVHRLDNGMVVLIEPMPGVSSAAMELHVPTGSATDPADRCGITTVLAELVLRGAGDRDAKQLTDHLDTLGLWRGGGAGTLSTRFTAAGLAGNVLEGLAAHADIVRRPRLRDEDIQPSVDLARQALVGLVDSPQQLATTKLRQFAWPSPFSRNPMGELAHLDKLSAAGLREDFGERWQPGGAVLSIAGDVDSDDVIENATTLFGDWQPSDRPGMELTAPAGPTHYIEQDSQQTHIALAYPTIPETHDDYYVARLAVECLSGGMSGRLFDRIREKQGLCYSVYAGYTSMPVPGGNDFASVFAYAGTSNERAQQTLDALVHELRDIASGVTRDELHRAKIGLKAGTVMSGESSSARASGLARDWLSRGRCRTLDEIVAAVDAIDLDRLNTWLAANPATGFTVVQIGPKELAVPAS; from the coding sequence ATGGCGAAAGAGACGGATCCGAGCGAGCCTTTCCACGTCCACCGCCTCGACAACGGCATGGTCGTGCTAATCGAGCCGATGCCGGGTGTTTCGAGCGCGGCGATGGAACTGCACGTTCCGACTGGCTCCGCGACCGACCCGGCCGACCGATGCGGCATCACGACGGTGCTCGCCGAACTCGTCCTGCGTGGTGCCGGCGATCGTGATGCGAAGCAGCTGACCGATCACCTCGACACGCTCGGCCTCTGGCGTGGCGGCGGGGCGGGGACGCTCTCGACGCGATTCACCGCTGCCGGCTTGGCCGGAAACGTTCTGGAAGGCCTCGCCGCTCACGCGGACATCGTGCGTCGGCCGCGCCTTCGCGACGAGGACATCCAGCCGAGCGTCGACCTTGCACGTCAGGCACTGGTCGGCCTCGTCGATAGCCCGCAGCAGCTGGCGACGACCAAGCTCCGCCAGTTCGCCTGGCCATCGCCGTTCAGCCGGAATCCGATGGGCGAGCTGGCTCACCTCGACAAGCTCTCGGCCGCCGGTCTTCGCGAAGACTTCGGCGAACGCTGGCAGCCCGGCGGCGCGGTGTTGTCCATCGCCGGCGACGTCGATTCCGACGACGTCATCGAAAATGCGACCACGCTTTTTGGCGACTGGCAACCGAGCGACCGTCCCGGCATGGAACTCACCGCACCGGCCGGGCCGACGCACTACATCGAGCAGGACTCGCAGCAAACGCACATCGCGCTCGCCTACCCGACGATCCCCGAGACGCACGACGACTACTACGTCGCTCGCCTCGCGGTCGAGTGCCTGTCCGGCGGCATGAGCGGCCGGCTCTTCGACCGCATCCGCGAGAAGCAGGGTCTGTGCTACAGCGTCTATGCCGGCTACACCTCCATGCCCGTTCCCGGCGGCAACGACTTCGCCAGCGTCTTCGCCTACGCCGGCACGAGCAACGAGCGGGCACAGCAGACGCTCGACGCCCTCGTCCACGAGCTGCGCGACATCGCCAGCGGCGTCACGCGGGACGAACTGCACCGTGCCAAGATCGGCCTGAAGGCCGGCACCGTTATGAGCGGCGAAAGCTCCTCCGCCCGTGCCAGCGGCCTCGCCCGCGACTGGCTCAGCCGAGGCCGCTGCCGCACCCTCGACGAGATCGTCGCCGCCGTCGATGCGATCGACCTCGACCGTCTCAACACCTGGCTCGCCGCCAATCCCGCGACCGGCTTCACCGTCGTCCAGATTGGCCCGAAAGAGCTCGCGGTCCCGGCAAGCTAG
- the nusB gene encoding transcription antitermination factor NusB, whose product MSRYYGPHDVSDDLDITTTGLKSRLAREMAMQIVFALDVEGVSRDGLAEDVTAHATATAQAEGKSQADVHGARRLAALAAKRVWEDREQTDATLERLAPQWPPKRMPAVDRAVLRLASWELLNTPTPPKVVIDEAIEIARAFSTADSSRFVNGVLDAILKEREAMIGSL is encoded by the coding sequence GTGAGTCGCTACTACGGTCCCCACGACGTGTCGGACGACCTCGACATCACGACCACCGGCCTGAAGTCGCGCCTGGCCCGCGAGATGGCGATGCAGATCGTCTTCGCCCTCGACGTCGAAGGTGTGTCTCGCGATGGGCTGGCGGAAGATGTCACCGCACACGCCACGGCAACCGCTCAGGCGGAGGGGAAGTCGCAGGCGGACGTGCACGGTGCCAGGAGGCTCGCTGCGCTCGCCGCGAAGCGTGTATGGGAAGATCGTGAGCAGACCGACGCGACGCTGGAACGTCTCGCCCCGCAGTGGCCGCCCAAGCGGATGCCCGCGGTCGATCGGGCGGTGCTTCGGCTGGCGTCGTGGGAGCTGCTCAACACGCCCACGCCGCCCAAGGTCGTCATCGACGAGGCCATCGAAATCGCCCGCGCTTTCAGCACGGCCGACAGTTCCCGCTTCGTCAACGGCGTTCTCGACGCGATCCTCAAGGAACGCGAAGCCATGATCGGGTCGCTCTGA
- a CDS encoding carbohydrate kinase: MSQTYDVLGIGEVLWDLQPDGRQLGGAPGNFAYHCHAQGLRAAPISAVGDDDEGSELLQTLQDRGVDTSLISALKDVPTGTVDVELDNGKPTYTIHESVAWDRIPMTDDALAAARSARAVCYGTLAQRDAVSRETILQLLDATKPDCLRVFDVNLRQSFYDADIVDGGLRRATVFKLSDDETDEVGRLLKMPLDPEPFGEALFERYPNLSLLVLTRGGDGSLLRRRDGEQSDQPTLKSEVKSTVGAGDSFTAGVVTGLLQGRPLAETHAFASKLAAFVVSQSGAMPELPDDLKL; the protein is encoded by the coding sequence ATGAGCCAGACCTACGACGTTCTCGGCATCGGCGAGGTCCTGTGGGACCTTCAACCCGACGGCCGACAGCTCGGCGGAGCGCCGGGCAACTTCGCCTACCACTGCCACGCCCAGGGCCTGCGGGCGGCACCGATCAGCGCGGTCGGCGATGACGACGAAGGCAGCGAACTGCTCCAGACGCTGCAGGATCGCGGCGTCGATACCTCGCTCATCAGCGCGCTGAAGGACGTGCCCACGGGCACGGTCGACGTCGAACTCGACAACGGCAAGCCGACCTACACGATCCACGAGAGCGTCGCCTGGGACCGCATCCCGATGACCGACGATGCCCTTGCCGCAGCCAGATCGGCACGGGCGGTTTGCTACGGCACACTTGCCCAACGCGACGCCGTCAGTCGCGAGACGATTCTGCAGTTGCTCGATGCCACGAAGCCGGATTGTCTCCGCGTGTTCGACGTCAACCTGCGGCAGAGCTTCTACGACGCCGACATCGTCGACGGCGGGCTCCGGCGGGCGACGGTCTTCAAGCTCAGCGACGACGAAACCGATGAGGTCGGCCGCCTGTTGAAGATGCCGCTAGACCCTGAGCCGTTCGGCGAGGCGCTGTTCGAGCGTTATCCGAACCTGTCGCTCCTCGTCCTGACGCGTGGCGGCGACGGGTCGCTGCTTCGGCGACGCGATGGCGAGCAGAGCGATCAGCCGACGTTGAAGTCGGAGGTCAAAAGCACCGTCGGTGCCGGCGACAGCTTCACGGCGGGCGTCGTGACAGGGCTTCTGCAAGGCCGACCTCTGGCGGAGACGCATGCCTTCGCGTCGAAACTCGCGGCGTTCGTCGTTAGTCAAAGTGGGGCGATGCCGGAGCTTCCTGACGACCTCAAGCTGTAA
- a CDS encoding NUDIX domain-containing protein, whose protein sequence is MPGVDFVAVYVVRNGQNGHEVLQMLRAPDLYLGGVWAFPGGKVEPGEAPAAAALRELREETAIETQQIDAFSYLSHVETIFHPDWPELKHRASFCCRVAADVNVTINEEHTDFRWIGRRRFSRDVVWPGERRALAEIWREHLRPSPASALRLLSQIADRAT, encoded by the coding sequence GTGCCGGGCGTTGATTTCGTTGCCGTCTACGTCGTTCGCAACGGCCAAAACGGGCACGAGGTGCTCCAGATGCTGCGGGCGCCCGACCTCTACCTCGGCGGGGTCTGGGCGTTCCCGGGCGGAAAAGTCGAGCCCGGCGAAGCCCCCGCAGCGGCTGCGTTGCGGGAGCTGAGGGAAGAGACGGCGATCGAAACTCAGCAGATCGATGCTTTCAGCTACCTGTCGCACGTGGAGACGATTTTCCACCCAGACTGGCCTGAGCTGAAGCATCGAGCGTCGTTCTGCTGTCGCGTGGCGGCGGATGTGAACGTCACGATCAACGAGGAACACACGGACTTCCGATGGATCGGCCGGCGTCGATTTTCGCGCGATGTGGTCTGGCCCGGAGAGCGGCGGGCGCTGGCGGAGATTTGGCGGGAGCATCTGCGTCCGAGTCCGGCGTCGGCGTTGCGTTTGCTGTCCCAAATCGCCGACAGAGCGACTTAA
- a CDS encoding Ppx/GppA phosphatase family protein: MTRRDAEAITPADPVTVVADPPVYPSHLTGESLRLAAIDVGSNSIHMVVAQIDPDGGVTTLWRMKEHTALGRLTFPKRHINKQAIDRGLAVLARFKHAAQAKQAEKFVAVATSAVREASNGGEFIQRAWREHRIRIRVVDAREEARLIYLGARHGGCFGDAPDEPGLLLDIGGGSTEVIVGTNERAMVLESKKLGASRMTARFVKSDPPEEEEIDKLRKFYRKELGPIVENSVLPTSPTKFIATSGTLENIAAMCAAGAKSPDPTGIERKRLDKLVSKLLKSTSDERAELPGLDAQRKDQIVAGVVLVQELMTMVEPLGLDRIDLCGSALREGILVDYVQKKLPKMQIRRDVPDPRRRSVLDLCRRSEWHKQHSTQVTRLALRLFDELQGVHQLGPLDRELLEYASLMHDIGWHIGGKGHHKHSAYLIRHGRLKGFSDEEIETMALIARFHRKAMPSKKHEDYQALPSRARRTVDVCSALLRVADGLDRSHANVVRDLDCRTKGDRVIVKLDVNGEAELEVWGATRKSEWFETVFKKTIEFRVG; encoded by the coding sequence ATGACCCGACGCGACGCCGAAGCCATCACGCCTGCCGACCCCGTGACGGTCGTCGCCGATCCGCCAGTGTATCCGTCGCACCTGACGGGTGAGTCGCTCCGACTCGCGGCCATCGACGTCGGCAGCAATTCGATCCACATGGTCGTCGCCCAGATCGACCCGGACGGCGGCGTGACGACGCTGTGGCGCATGAAGGAGCACACGGCTCTTGGCCGGCTGACGTTTCCGAAGCGACACATCAACAAGCAGGCCATCGACCGTGGGCTGGCGGTGCTGGCGCGGTTCAAGCACGCGGCCCAGGCGAAGCAGGCGGAGAAATTTGTCGCCGTCGCCACCAGTGCCGTCCGCGAGGCGTCCAACGGCGGCGAGTTCATCCAGCGGGCGTGGCGTGAGCATCGCATCCGAATCCGGGTCGTCGACGCCCGAGAGGAAGCTCGGCTGATCTACCTCGGTGCGCGTCACGGCGGCTGCTTCGGCGACGCGCCCGACGAGCCGGGCCTGCTTCTCGACATCGGCGGCGGGTCGACGGAGGTCATCGTCGGCACCAACGAGCGGGCGATGGTCCTCGAGAGCAAGAAGCTCGGCGCTAGCCGCATGACGGCCCGGTTCGTCAAGAGCGATCCGCCCGAGGAGGAGGAGATCGACAAGCTCCGCAAGTTCTACCGCAAAGAGCTGGGCCCGATCGTCGAAAACTCCGTCCTGCCGACGAGCCCGACAAAGTTCATCGCGACCAGTGGCACGCTGGAGAACATCGCCGCGATGTGCGCGGCCGGGGCGAAGTCGCCCGATCCGACGGGCATCGAGCGAAAGCGGCTGGACAAGCTCGTCAGCAAGCTGCTCAAGAGCACCAGCGACGAGCGGGCGGAGCTTCCAGGACTCGACGCACAGCGGAAGGACCAGATCGTCGCCGGCGTCGTGCTGGTCCAGGAGCTGATGACCATGGTCGAGCCACTCGGCCTGGATCGCATCGACCTGTGCGGCAGCGCCCTTCGCGAGGGCATCCTCGTCGATTACGTTCAGAAGAAACTGCCCAAGATGCAGATCCGCCGCGACGTGCCCGATCCGCGTCGTCGCAGCGTGCTGGACCTGTGTCGTCGTAGCGAGTGGCACAAGCAGCACTCGACGCAGGTGACGCGGCTGGCACTACGGCTGTTCGACGAGCTGCAGGGCGTCCATCAGCTCGGGCCGCTGGATCGGGAGTTGCTGGAGTACGCGAGCCTCATGCACGACATCGGCTGGCACATCGGCGGCAAGGGGCACCACAAGCACTCGGCCTACCTCATCCGCCACGGGCGGCTCAAGGGCTTCAGCGACGAGGAGATCGAGACGATGGCCCTCATCGCTCGGTTCCACCGCAAGGCGATGCCGTCGAAGAAGCACGAGGACTATCAGGCACTGCCCAGCCGTGCGAGGCGGACGGTCGATGTCTGCTCGGCGCTGCTGCGCGTGGCCGACGGACTGGACCGCAGCCATGCGAATGTTGTTCGCGACCTCGACTGTCGGACGAAGGGCGATCGAGTGATCGTCAAGCTCGACGTCAACGGCGAGGCGGAGCTCGAAGTCTGGGGTGCGACGCGAAAGAGCGAGTGGTTCGAGACGGTCTTCAAGAAGACGATCGAGTTCCGCGTCGGATGA